A region of Streptomyces sp. NBC_01750 DNA encodes the following proteins:
- a CDS encoding NAD-dependent epimerase/dehydratase family protein: MEHPKYLVTGGAGFIGSHLVDALLARGEPVVVLDDLSTGRLENLARARGQDNFQFVQGSVLDASLVDDLVRDCDCVVHLAAAVGVKLIVEQPLNSFTINTKGTETVIGSAHRYDRRVILASTSEIYGKNSSGPLSETSDRILGSPSIPRWSYSTAKAVDEILAELYRREYGLRSTIVRFFNTVGPRQSPAYGMVIPRFARQAVRGEPLTVYGTGQQSRCFLHVADVVEALLSLIDLPDSVGETFNIGSDEETSILDLAERIIARAKSTSSVRRLSYSEAYGPEFEDMERRVPDTTKLRAFTRWQPQRNLDDVLADAVEDARSEVKRQVLGLVADGQSRGDTGNSTGQAVLAGPCPV, translated from the coding sequence ATGGAACATCCGAAGTACCTGGTCACCGGAGGAGCCGGCTTCATCGGCTCCCATCTCGTCGATGCACTGCTGGCACGTGGTGAGCCGGTCGTCGTACTCGATGACCTCAGCACAGGACGCCTGGAGAACCTTGCGCGTGCGCGCGGGCAGGACAACTTCCAATTCGTCCAGGGCTCCGTACTGGATGCGTCACTCGTCGACGATTTGGTGCGGGACTGTGATTGTGTAGTGCACCTGGCAGCGGCCGTAGGTGTGAAACTCATCGTCGAACAGCCGCTGAATTCCTTCACCATCAACACCAAAGGCACCGAGACGGTCATCGGTTCCGCTCACCGCTATGACCGGAGAGTAATCCTTGCCAGTACCTCGGAGATCTACGGCAAGAACTCCTCCGGACCACTGAGCGAGACCTCCGACCGCATCCTGGGCAGTCCCTCTATTCCACGGTGGTCCTACAGCACCGCCAAGGCGGTGGACGAGATCCTCGCCGAGCTGTACCGCCGGGAGTACGGACTGCGTTCCACCATCGTGCGGTTCTTCAACACCGTCGGTCCTCGGCAGAGCCCCGCCTACGGCATGGTCATCCCGAGATTCGCCCGTCAGGCAGTCCGCGGAGAACCCCTCACCGTCTACGGCACCGGGCAGCAGAGCCGCTGCTTCCTCCATGTCGCGGATGTGGTCGAGGCGCTCCTGTCGCTGATCGACCTGCCGGATTCCGTGGGTGAGACCTTCAACATCGGTAGCGACGAGGAGACCAGCATCCTGGATCTGGCGGAGCGGATCATCGCCCGCGCCAAGAGCACTTCGTCCGTGCGGCGTCTCTCGTACAGCGAGGCCTACGGACCGGAGTTCGAGGACATGGAGCGTCGCGTCCCCGACACCACGAAGCTGCGGGCCTTCACCCGCTGGCAGCCGCAACGCAACCTCGACGACGTGCTCGCGGACGCCGTCGAGGATGCCCGAAGTGAGGTGAAGCGACAGGTGCTCGGGCTTGTCGCCGACGGTCAGTCCAGGGGGGACACGGGCAATTCCACCGGTCAGGCCGTGTTGGCGGGTCCATGTCCGGTCTGA
- a CDS encoding MraY family glycosyltransferase gives MSGLSPWLVSAIAGLGALFIAALLTEPLRRLAMRRGYTDQPDARRVHVRPTPYLGGIAVAFATVGSAGAATLAANEHDATVGVVLTCAALIAVLGLTDDLRQLSIRSRVCVEAAAALVVVVWCGHPVLFGTWLDVVISVAWILFTTNAFNLLDNMDGVVSTVTVVTAGFLCCAALSGGLVGTASVMAALAGACAGFLFHNWHPARIFLGDAGSLFVGFLVSSATVTLHRDNAALSGYTSLFLITLVVTADTGLVMVARRREGRPVLQGGRDHIAHRLRRLGLTVRQVAVVIGSFAAMTCLTAVLVMFKVLPQNTVLFTVVTVTLVAWGLLLRVPVYAVRGEGQS, from the coding sequence ATGTCCGGTCTGAGCCCGTGGCTGGTGTCGGCAATCGCGGGGCTGGGAGCTCTCTTCATCGCTGCCCTGCTGACCGAGCCACTGCGGCGCCTGGCCATGCGACGCGGATACACCGACCAGCCGGACGCACGCAGAGTCCATGTCCGGCCCACGCCTTATCTCGGCGGCATCGCGGTTGCGTTCGCCACCGTGGGCTCCGCGGGTGCGGCGACACTCGCCGCGAATGAGCATGACGCCACGGTTGGCGTCGTGCTCACCTGCGCCGCGCTCATCGCCGTTCTGGGCCTCACCGACGACCTGCGTCAGCTCAGCATCCGTTCTCGTGTCTGTGTCGAGGCGGCGGCAGCCCTGGTGGTGGTGGTGTGGTGCGGCCATCCGGTGCTCTTCGGTACATGGCTCGACGTGGTGATCTCGGTCGCCTGGATCCTCTTCACCACCAACGCGTTCAACCTGCTGGACAACATGGACGGGGTGGTGTCCACGGTGACCGTGGTCACCGCGGGATTCCTCTGCTGCGCCGCTCTCTCCGGCGGTCTGGTGGGCACCGCCTCGGTCATGGCCGCCCTGGCAGGGGCCTGCGCAGGATTCCTCTTCCACAACTGGCATCCGGCGCGGATCTTTCTCGGTGACGCCGGCTCGCTTTTCGTGGGTTTTCTGGTGTCGTCCGCCACAGTGACCCTGCACAGGGACAACGCCGCTCTTTCCGGGTACACCAGTCTGTTCCTCATCACCTTGGTCGTCACCGCGGACACCGGCCTGGTCATGGTCGCGCGGCGCAGGGAGGGCAGGCCCGTGCTGCAGGGCGGCAGGGATCACATCGCCCACCGGCTCCGGCGCCTCGGGCTGACTGTTCGTCAAGTTGCCGTTGTCATCGGGAGTTTCGCGGCCATGACGTGCCTGACAGCAGTACTCGTCATGTTCAAGGTCCTCCCGCAGAACACCGTGCTGTTCACGGTTGTCACGGTGACCCTCGTGGCCTGGGGCCTGCTTCTGAGAGTCCCTGTTTACGCGGTAAGAGGGGAAGGGCAGAGCTGA
- a CDS encoding NAD-dependent epimerase/dehydratase family protein, with product MNVLVTGGAGFIGANLCRELASRPDAGKVIALDDLSTGSAANLAGVDAKLIEGSILDPDILESVVAGMDAVVHLAARPSVPRSLADPVASHHVNATGTVYVLEACRRARIPVVAASSSSVYGAVPVLPKHEALPTRPMSPYAASKLATEAYVLAYGASFDLRALAFRFFNVYGPLQSAGHAYAAVIPAFIDALLRGTPMRVFGDGLQTRDFTYVGTVVRVLADAVLRKVAYPDPVNLAFGTRVPLIDLAQQLAEIVGSPADIRHEAARVGDVRHSQAADGLLRGLFPDVDQVPLPRGLAETVRWFRTLPEYAALPPAKSLTVEVG from the coding sequence TTGAACGTCCTAGTTACCGGAGGCGCAGGCTTCATCGGCGCCAACCTTTGCCGAGAGCTCGCGTCGCGTCCGGATGCGGGCAAGGTCATCGCTCTGGACGACCTGAGCACAGGTTCCGCAGCCAACCTGGCGGGAGTCGACGCGAAACTGATCGAGGGCAGCATTCTCGATCCTGACATCCTCGAGAGCGTCGTTGCCGGCATGGACGCCGTCGTCCACCTCGCGGCCCGCCCGTCCGTGCCGCGCTCCCTGGCGGACCCGGTCGCCAGTCATCACGTCAACGCGACCGGGACGGTGTACGTCCTCGAGGCCTGCCGACGCGCACGCATCCCGGTGGTCGCCGCCTCGTCCTCCTCGGTCTACGGTGCCGTTCCCGTGCTTCCGAAACACGAGGCGCTGCCTACCCGGCCGATGAGCCCCTACGCCGCGAGCAAGCTCGCCACCGAGGCCTATGTCCTCGCCTACGGCGCCTCGTTCGACCTCCGGGCCCTGGCGTTCCGGTTCTTCAACGTCTACGGGCCGCTGCAGTCGGCCGGCCATGCCTATGCCGCCGTGATCCCGGCTTTCATCGACGCCTTGCTGCGCGGCACGCCCATGAGGGTCTTCGGCGACGGACTGCAGACGCGAGACTTCACCTATGTCGGAACCGTCGTCCGGGTGCTGGCCGACGCGGTCCTGCGCAAGGTCGCGTACCCCGATCCTGTGAACCTGGCCTTCGGTACGCGGGTGCCCCTCATCGATCTCGCCCAGCAGCTCGCGGAAATCGTCGGGTCGCCGGCCGACATCCGGCACGAGGCTGCGAGGGTGGGAGACGTCCGCCATTCCCAGGCGGCCGATGGTCTGCTGCGCGGGCTCTTCCCCGATGTCGACCAAGTGCCGCTGCCCCGCGGACTGGCCGAGACCGTGCGCTGGTTCCGTACCCTGCCCGAGTACGCGGCGCTGCCACCGGCCAAGTCGCTCACGGTGGAAGTGGGCTGA
- a CDS encoding glycosyltransferase, giving the protein MPECVRLNIWHMSTATYQSTGFGIPRLRVMRVITRMNIGGPAVQVSALMRGLDSERFDHRLIAGLVGAGEADYLDQRAPDLPVQRLDGLGRAVRPTDDVRCLLELAAAMRRFRPHIVHTHTAKAGALGRAAAVLARVPSRVHTFHGHLLHGYFSPAKTRVVVQAERRLAALSDKLVAVGSRVRDDLVAAGIGKANQFTVVPPGTRLASAPEPAEARRLLGLPQGCPVVAYVGRITGIKRPDRFLAVAREVRHAVPGVHFVVCGSGDFQPDPEVITDLGDSLHLLGWRADVETVYAAADLVLLTSDNEGMPVSLIEAGLAGLPAVATNVGSVAEVVQDGTTGLLAGLSSGELARHTVTLLRDGELRREMGTQARMFTTQRFGEERLVADTQALYTSIAVARGWWPAPRSKGEHC; this is encoded by the coding sequence ATGCCGGAGTGTGTTCGGCTTAATATCTGGCACATGTCGACCGCTACGTACCAAAGCACGGGTTTCGGCATCCCACGCCTGCGCGTGATGAGAGTCATCACGCGAATGAATATCGGTGGTCCGGCCGTCCAGGTCTCGGCCCTCATGCGAGGTCTGGACAGCGAGCGATTCGACCATCGTCTGATTGCCGGACTTGTGGGTGCGGGTGAGGCGGACTATCTGGATCAGCGGGCACCCGACCTGCCGGTCCAGCGTCTCGACGGCCTGGGAAGGGCTGTGCGGCCCACGGATGATGTGCGCTGCCTGCTCGAACTGGCGGCAGCCATGCGCCGGTTCCGGCCCCATATCGTCCACACGCACACGGCGAAAGCCGGCGCACTGGGGCGGGCGGCCGCCGTGCTGGCGCGTGTCCCCTCAAGAGTGCACACCTTTCACGGCCATCTCCTGCACGGCTATTTCTCCCCGGCGAAGACTCGCGTCGTCGTGCAGGCCGAGCGCAGACTGGCAGCCCTCTCCGACAAGTTGGTTGCCGTGGGCAGCCGGGTGCGGGACGACCTCGTCGCCGCCGGCATCGGAAAGGCGAACCAATTCACGGTCGTGCCGCCCGGAACCAGGCTTGCGAGCGCACCGGAGCCCGCGGAAGCCCGGCGACTGCTCGGACTCCCACAGGGCTGTCCCGTGGTCGCCTATGTGGGGCGAATTACCGGAATCAAGCGGCCCGACCGCTTTCTCGCCGTGGCCCGCGAAGTGCGCCATGCAGTGCCCGGGGTGCATTTCGTCGTGTGTGGATCGGGCGACTTCCAGCCGGATCCGGAAGTAATCACCGACCTCGGCGACTCGCTCCATCTGCTGGGCTGGCGCGCAGACGTGGAGACTGTGTACGCGGCGGCCGACCTGGTGTTGCTGACCTCGGACAACGAAGGCATGCCGGTCAGTCTGATCGAGGCCGGCCTGGCTGGACTGCCGGCGGTGGCCACGAACGTCGGCAGCGTCGCGGAGGTCGTACAGGACGGAACGACGGGGCTCCTGGCAGGACTGTCGTCCGGCGAACTCGCCCGCCACACCGTGACCCTTCTGCGCGACGGTGAACTGCGCCGCGAGATGGGAACACAGGCGCGGATGTTCACCACCCAGCGCTTCGGCGAGGAACGTCTGGTGGCCGACACGCAGGCTCTCTACACCTCCATCGCCGTCGCCCGCGGCTGGTGGCCCGCACCCCGTTCGAAAGGTGAGCACTGTTGA